One segment of Parvularcula sp. IMCC14364 DNA contains the following:
- a CDS encoding F0F1 ATP synthase subunit gamma — translation MANLNELKIRIRSVKSTQKITKAKQMVAAAKLRKAEEAATMARPYAERMEAVLANLASGVGDLSNAPKLLAGNGSDKVNLLIVATADRGLCGAFNTNIVRKAREAIVRLQGEGKQVKVICIGKKGRDQLKRLYGELIIKTVELSEVKKVGFANAKEIADDILSRFDEGEFDIAHLFFGKFKNVLTQVPTELQIIPAKAPEDADMPDLAGAVYEYEPDEEEILKTLLPRYVAIQMFRALLENAASEQAASMTAMDNATRNAGEMIDDLTLQFNRARQAKITTELIEIIAGAESV, via the coding sequence ATGGCGAACCTCAACGAACTGAAAATCCGGATCCGGTCGGTCAAGTCGACGCAGAAGATCACCAAAGCCAAGCAAATGGTTGCCGCAGCCAAGCTGCGCAAGGCAGAGGAAGCGGCCACCATGGCGCGTCCCTATGCTGAGCGTATGGAGGCGGTGCTGGCTAATCTTGCCAGTGGAGTTGGTGACCTTTCAAATGCGCCAAAGCTTCTGGCAGGTAATGGGTCAGACAAAGTCAATCTCTTGATCGTGGCAACAGCTGACCGTGGTCTTTGTGGTGCCTTCAACACCAATATTGTGCGCAAGGCGCGTGAAGCGATTGTGCGCCTTCAGGGTGAAGGCAAACAGGTCAAAGTCATCTGTATCGGGAAAAAAGGTCGGGACCAGCTGAAGCGACTCTACGGTGAATTGATTATCAAGACCGTTGAACTTTCCGAGGTCAAGAAAGTCGGCTTTGCGAATGCCAAGGAAATTGCAGACGATATTCTGTCGCGTTTTGATGAAGGCGAATTCGATATTGCGCATCTGTTTTTTGGCAAGTTCAAGAATGTGTTGACCCAGGTGCCAACTGAACTCCAGATCATCCCGGCAAAAGCACCAGAAGATGCGGATATGCCTGATCTCGCTGGTGCTGTGTACGAGTATGAGCCGGATGAGGAGGAAATCCTCAAAACATTGTTGCCGCGGTATGTTGCTATACAGATGTTCCGGGCACTGCTTGAAAATGCGGCCTCTGAGCAGGCAGCCTCCATGACAGCCATGGACAATGCGACGCGCAATGCTGGTGAAATGATTGATGATCTCACATTGCAGTTCAACCGGGCGCGTCAGGCCAAGATTACGACCGAGCTGATTGAGATCATTGCCGGTGCAGAGAGTGTTTAG
- a CDS encoding ABC transporter ATP-binding protein, translating into MLEISGLTKTYGNGVRALDGVNLSIPKGMYGLLGPNGAGKSTLMRTIATLQKPDSGAIGFDSLNVLQNPEGLRQKLGYLPQDFGVYPRISAVALLDHLAALKGITNAKERKELVLELLRQTNLYDVRKKAPSSYSGGMRQRFGIAQALIGDPKLIIVDEPTAGLDPEERNRFHNLLSEIGENVVVILSTHIVEDVADLCQRMAIMNKGRIMIEGTPAEWIADVDGNIWRKVIKKADLPSYQERYAVISTRLMSGNTVIHVFAEGDPGDGFEQVPATLEDVYFAIIRGAIEPVAPAGR; encoded by the coding sequence ATGCTTGAAATTTCCGGACTGACGAAGACGTATGGCAATGGTGTGCGGGCGCTGGATGGTGTCAATCTGTCCATCCCGAAAGGCATGTATGGCCTCCTGGGACCGAACGGCGCCGGCAAGTCTACCCTGATGCGTACAATCGCCACCCTTCAGAAACCTGATAGCGGCGCTATCGGGTTCGATAGCTTGAACGTGCTGCAAAACCCGGAAGGCCTGCGGCAGAAACTCGGCTATCTACCACAGGATTTCGGTGTCTATCCGCGTATTTCAGCAGTGGCGCTGCTCGACCATCTGGCCGCCCTCAAAGGCATTACAAACGCCAAAGAGCGCAAAGAACTTGTGCTGGAGCTGCTGCGGCAGACCAACCTTTATGATGTGCGCAAGAAAGCGCCGTCCAGCTATTCCGGCGGTATGCGCCAGCGCTTCGGTATTGCGCAGGCACTGATCGGTGACCCCAAGCTGATTATTGTAGACGAACCCACAGCCGGTCTCGACCCGGAAGAGCGCAATCGCTTCCACAATCTTCTGTCGGAAATCGGTGAGAATGTTGTTGTTATTCTCTCTACCCATATTGTTGAAGATGTGGCGGACCTGTGTCAGCGCATGGCGATCATGAACAAGGGCCGTATCATGATTGAAGGGACACCGGCAGAGTGGATTGCCGACGTGGATGGAAACATCTGGCGCAAGGTCATCAAGAAAGCTGACCTGCCGTCCTATCAGGAGCGGTATGCCGTGATCTCCACCAGGCTCATGTCCGGCAATACCGTGATCCATGTCTTTGCAGAGGGTGACCCCGGTGACGGCTTCGAACAGGTTCCCGCGACACTGGAAGATGTTTATTTCGCGATCATCCGCGGTGCGATAGAGCCTGTTGCCCCGGCGGGCCGTTAG
- the atpA gene encoding F0F1 ATP synthase subunit alpha — MELAAAEISSILKQQIKNFDQDAQVSEIGQVLSVGDGIARVYGLDNVQAGEMVEFANGVKGMALNLETDNVGVVIFGEDRDIKEGDTVKRTETIVEVPVGKGLLGRVVDPLGNPIDGKGPIEAAERRLVDVKAPGILPRKSVHEPVQTGIKAIDGMIPVGRGQRELVIGDRQTGKTAICVDTILNQKDVNASAADDSGKLFCVYVAIGQKRSTVAQIVKTLEDNGALEYTIVVAATASEPAPLQFLAPFAGCAMGEFFRDNGMHSLIIYDDLSKQAVSYRQMSLLLRRPPGREAYPGDVFYLHSRLLERAAKLNEDNGLGSMTALPIIETQANDVSAYIPTNVISITDGQIFLETDLFYQGIRPAVNVGLSVSRVGSAAQTKAMKQVAGKIKGELAQYRELAAFAQFGSDLDAATQATLNRGARLTELLKQPQYSPLQMEEQVVVIYAGTAGYLDGIAVKNVGRFEEELLRHVHGDHADLLATIRDEKKMSDESEAKLKDILTNFTKNFA, encoded by the coding sequence ATGGAACTCGCAGCAGCAGAAATTTCCTCGATCCTGAAGCAGCAGATCAAGAATTTTGATCAGGATGCGCAGGTTTCAGAAATCGGTCAGGTGCTCTCCGTCGGTGACGGTATTGCCCGTGTATATGGCCTTGATAATGTTCAGGCCGGTGAAATGGTCGAGTTCGCCAATGGCGTAAAAGGCATGGCGCTGAACCTCGAGACAGATAATGTCGGTGTCGTGATCTTCGGTGAAGACCGGGATATTAAAGAAGGCGATACAGTCAAGCGGACTGAAACCATTGTGGAAGTGCCGGTTGGCAAGGGCCTGCTTGGCCGCGTGGTTGACCCGCTGGGTAATCCGATTGATGGCAAGGGGCCGATTGAGGCTGCTGAGCGCCGTCTCGTGGATGTGAAGGCGCCTGGCATCCTGCCGCGTAAATCAGTGCACGAGCCTGTTCAGACAGGCATTAAGGCGATTGACGGCATGATCCCTGTGGGTCGTGGGCAGCGGGAATTGGTTATTGGTGACCGTCAGACAGGCAAAACAGCCATCTGTGTCGATACTATCCTGAACCAGAAAGATGTGAATGCGTCTGCTGCAGATGACTCAGGCAAGCTGTTCTGTGTTTATGTGGCGATCGGCCAGAAGCGTTCCACGGTTGCCCAGATTGTGAAAACGCTGGAAGACAATGGCGCGCTGGAATATACCATCGTTGTAGCGGCGACGGCTTCCGAGCCTGCACCTTTGCAGTTCCTCGCCCCTTTTGCCGGTTGTGCCATGGGTGAATTCTTCCGCGATAATGGCATGCACTCACTGATCATCTATGATGATCTCTCGAAGCAGGCTGTGTCTTATCGTCAGATGTCCCTCTTGTTGCGTCGTCCTCCAGGGCGTGAAGCTTATCCGGGTGACGTTTTCTATCTGCATTCCCGCTTGCTGGAGCGTGCAGCGAAACTGAACGAGGATAATGGTCTTGGCTCAATGACGGCTTTGCCGATCATTGAGACGCAGGCGAACGATGTGTCTGCCTATATTCCAACCAACGTGATCTCTATTACAGACGGTCAGATATTCCTCGAAACCGATCTGTTCTATCAGGGCATCCGCCCGGCTGTGAATGTTGGCCTTTCCGTGTCGCGTGTTGGTTCTGCCGCGCAAACAAAGGCGATGAAACAAGTGGCTGGCAAGATTAAGGGTGAGCTTGCCCAGTATCGTGAGCTTGCGGCTTTCGCCCAGTTTGGCTCGGATCTTGATGCCGCGACCCAGGCGACATTGAACCGTGGTGCTCGCCTGACGGAACTGCTTAAGCAACCGCAATATTCTCCGTTGCAAATGGAAGAGCAGGTCGTTGTCATTTATGCCGGCACGGCAGGTTATCTGGATGGTATTGCTGTAAAGAACGTAGGACGTTTCGAAGAGGAACTGCTGCGTCACGTACATGGCGACCACGCCGACTTGCTCGCAACAATCCGTGATGAGAAGAAAATGTCAGATGAGTCTGAAGCCAAGCTGAAGGACATCCTGACCAACTTCACGAAGAACTTTGCGTAA
- a CDS encoding F0F1 ATP synthase subunit delta, protein MAGKTSSAGAEIGGRYAAALFDLAADEKALDTVEKDLVDLSTAIDQSDDLQNLISNPLFAREDKQKAIMSLLDAGKAHAFIRNVAGLMAYNGRLFALPAMIKAFRKLAADARGEVSAEAITAVPLSDEQVKRLRSEIEASIGKGVNLETRTDESLLGGLVVKVGSRMVDTSLRTKLTQLKMSMKEA, encoded by the coding sequence ATGGCAGGCAAAACAAGTTCAGCCGGAGCGGAGATAGGCGGGCGATACGCTGCAGCCCTGTTTGATCTGGCTGCTGACGAAAAAGCCCTCGACACAGTCGAGAAAGACCTTGTTGATCTCTCCACTGCGATAGATCAGTCAGACGATCTGCAGAACCTCATCAGCAATCCGCTATTTGCGCGTGAAGACAAGCAGAAAGCAATCATGAGCCTTCTGGACGCCGGCAAGGCGCACGCCTTCATCAGGAATGTGGCAGGGCTGATGGCTTATAATGGGCGCCTTTTCGCGTTGCCGGCCATGATCAAGGCTTTTCGCAAACTGGCAGCTGATGCCCGCGGTGAGGTCAGTGCCGAAGCGATAACGGCAGTGCCTCTCTCTGATGAGCAGGTGAAGCGCCTGCGCAGCGAAATTGAGGCCAGTATCGGCAAGGGCGTCAATCTTGAAACCAGAACTGACGAAAGCCTGCTCGGCGGTCTTGTCGTCAAAGTCGGGTCGCGCATGGTGGACACATCCCTGCGCACCAAACTCACACAACTCAAAATGTCCATGAAAGAGGCGTAG